tgttgccatagacttgcgagatttcggatgtcgttgggcagtagaactttttccgacgtcgtttcggacggttagctccttgtagactgatatagcagacttgagtctgatagtcggtaactcagcttatgaccttgtatccataatgccctgcttttatatcggctacaaatacccggttaaagtccgtggtctagcttactcattattggatacttcctcggcgatttggggtatatgagggtcggactaaaaggattatttatggtaatcggtttggtgatatttcccgcgacggatggttggatattgattcttagctacagtacccggttagagtccgtggtccagcttacttattccaggtttagctacagtacccggttcgagtccgtggtccagcttacctgtgatctggtttcagctacagtacccggttagagtccgtggtccagctcatttatgtccaggcttagctacagtacccggttcgagtccgtggtccagcttacctgtgatctggtttcagctacagtacccggttagagtccgtggtccagctcatttatgtccaggcttagctacagtacccggttcgagtccgtggtccagcttacctgtgatctggtttcagctacagtacccggttagagtccgtggtccagctcatttatgtccaggcttagctacagtacccggttcgagtccgtggtccagcttacctgtgatctggtttcagctacagtacccggttagagtccgtggtccagctcatttatgtccaggcttagctacagtacccggttcgagtccgtggtccagcttacctgtgatctggtttcagctacagtacccggttagagtccgtggtccagctcatttatgtccaggcttagctacagtacccggttcgagtccgtggtccagcttacctgtgatctggtttcagctacagtacccggttagagtccgtggtccagctcatttatgtccaggcttagctacagtacccggttcgagtccgtggtccagcttacctgtgatctgatttcagctacagtacccggttagagtccgtggtccagctcatttatgtccaggcttagctacagtacccggttcgagtccgtggtccagcttacctgtgatctgattttggctacagcacccggttcgagtccgtggtccagcccacccgtgcccgacctttggctacagcacccggttcgagtccgtggtccagcccatataggttgactcattagctatagtacccggttcgagtccgtggtccagcttgcacgtggtgtattcccaattcctcactaaagcttcagtttagtcttgattactctcatctgcaggttgaggttttggaggttggagagattccggttaaagtccgggacgtaatgagatcttggaatatgattgggaatggttcagttacaagtccggaaattggtaatattgtgatagaccttctagctccattattttacttcaactgtcagtccatctgccgggcttatgggggtccgtgcaggtggtttcttttattgtgcacgagcgtacccgtcgggtttatgggagcccggcggagttagttagattgcttgtctttgttgcctgtacgctcgtgtacataccccccatttactactctttgcacttgatgtgaccctttatttgcatttcagtttacttttgcttatcttgctcagtcggccgatgatgcctactgggtacctgttgttttggtactcatgctacgctctgcatctattttgtgatgcaggtccgagcactagtagccagcgttgatcgagcttggagtagacttatccggagacgggagtgagcacacggcgttttgtacttttcagtctccatctgtatatatagacttgtctttttcctttcgagacagtccagtctctgttgtccagttttgggacttgtactcatttgtagtagctctgtactagtgacttccaggttctgggagggatctgtatttgtatatatatgtttttggtttgcttccgcctgtttatattgctattttcctactcttgtttaatttctaccctcagacccattacttgttgtttcgggttacgggttggcttacctgctggcgggttatagtaggtgtcatcatgacttgataaatcgggtcgtgacagatcaaaatttattttctaatataaatattattcactttctattttcttttcaaaaaaaagaaattgcaagtatatatgaatttcaaagcacccaattaattattttttagtagtTAATTGATCCTTAATATTATTGATccattatataatatatgattaattgCTGTAAGTTAACATTCGTAAGtgatttatatatcaatatattttttgaatatatgtgtttataatgattcaaaattgatgacattatgatgatttttaaaaaactattcatcatcacataaaaaaattaaaaaaattaattatgataaatgattcttaagtatgaaaatttattcttaataaactaataaatctttaaaaaaaatatgatcattattttagttaaatgggtttaatgaattaaattagtatattattaaaaaaaaaaactttaatgacATGTCATGCCAACTAGGAGAGAGTGACACTTTTGGAgtgtcaagtatatttggaggaaaatagtgatagttgagtgatattttggtcttaaatgaaacataaatgatatttcaaggcAATTCCTAAACTTGGGTAATCATTTAGGGAATTGACTCtgaatctaatgacacttaactaatatcggtaaagactttagctatctttattaatgtgtctatttatttatgctaaaagttatttttgttatagtgtgTTATATGACGTCCTCTAAGTGATTGCCCTTCTATTTAAGCACAGTTTCTCTTCAGTATGAACTCCCCATCAACTGAAACTTTTTGAGTTACAGTTATACTTCAAAGTGAGACTCAAACTTGTCGATTCTTTTATGGGGTAGTTGAACTctgattcttcaattttgtacATAATTGTTTTTTATGAGAAATTTGTGTTATCTGTTGTTCGATTTTTGCTCACTTGTTTTTATTTCGGCTCCTTAAAATAGTATATCACTGAACTAGCTTGATTTACATATTTCATACTATTACTTTGTCAATATAATAATCAAAGCTTGCATGATTGTTGGAtgttaaaaagaaaacagaGCAATCTTACTGCAATTCGTGTAATCTTAATTCCTCTGTAATTTGTAGATCTCAAGCTATGGCCTCGAACGTATCGATCATGTCAACATGGACAGTTAAAGCTGCTGGACGGAGTCTGATTAATCAAGAGCACGATAATTGTAAGATAATTGAGTTGACACCATGGGACATTTTTGAGCTTCAAATTGAGTATGGTCAAGGTGGAGTCCTCTGTTACATGCCTACATCTCaacaaataaaagatataaCAAAAGCAACCAATACTACTTCCTTGATTGATCATCTTAGAGTTTCACTATCACGAGTTTTAGATTTCTTCCCTCCATTGTGCGGCCGCTTTGATGCAGAAGAGCAGAGTGGAACCACTTGTTTCTTCATTAACTGTAACAATGCTGGTGTTCAATTCAGTCATGCCAAAGCTGATGGTGTTACAGTTGACGACATCTTGGATCAATCAAAGTGCGTTCCTAATGTGGTAGGTGATTTTTTCCCATTAAATGGAGTTCGAAATATAGAGGCTACATCCAAACCATTTTTAGGTGTGCAAGTAACAGAGCTTGTTGATGGTATTTTCATTGGATGCACAGCTAATCATGCATTACTTGACGGATCATCTTTTTGGCATTTTTATAGTTCTTGGGCTGAGATATCTTCCCGTTCTAATAATGTCATATCAAAAATCCCCTTTTTGAAGCGTGATGAATTCCCTTTCAAAATTGACAATTTCTCTAATCGCATTTCCATACCAAATGAAAGAATCAATAGCAATAGCACACATGATCCACCAGTATTGCAAcaaaagatatttcattttACCAAAGAAAGTATAGCCAAGCTAAAATCAAAGGCCAATGTTGAAATGAACACCACCAAAATATCTTCTCTTCAAGCTGTGTTGGCTCATATTTGGCAATCCGTTATACGTTGTCGTAATCTGGATCACAACGAAGAGACTACTTTTGAGGTACCAATTGACATGAGGAAAAGATTGAATCCTCCTTTACCTGAAGGGTTCTTTGGAAATGCAATGTACCCTGCTACCCTAACGGTCAAGACAGGGGAGCTACTGGAGCACGGG
The Solanum stenotomum isolate F172 chromosome 12, ASM1918654v1, whole genome shotgun sequence DNA segment above includes these coding regions:
- the LOC125847688 gene encoding uncharacterized acetyltransferase At3g50280-like isoform X1; its protein translation is MGSQAMASNVSIMSTWTVKAAGRSLINQEHDNCKIIELTPWDIFELQIEYGQGGVLCYMPTSQQIKDITKATNTTSLIDHLRVSLSRVLDFFPPLCGRFDAEEQSGTTCFFINCNNAGVQFSHAKADGVTVDDILDQSKCVPNVVGDFFPLNGVRNIEATSKPFLGVQVTELVDGIFIGCTANHALLDGSSFWHFYSSWAEISSRSNNVISKIPFLKRDEFPFKIDNFSNRISIPNERINSNSTHDPPVLQQKIFHFTKESIAKLKSKANVEMNTTKISSLQAVLAHIWQSVIRCRNLDHNEETTFEVPIDMRKRLNPPLPEGFFGNAMYPATLTVKTGELLEHGGFEWAALQINEMIASHDHEKFKCIYETWMKDPEVLKIGDLPGNYFMLHNSPRFNFNKYDFGWGKPIAQRGGVSNMLEGKIDVSPGLEEGSMIFEISLSPNTIQALEEHKMFVGVE
- the LOC125847688 gene encoding uncharacterized acetyltransferase At3g50280-like isoform X2, encoding MASNVSIMSTWTVKAAGRSLINQEHDNCKIIELTPWDIFELQIEYGQGGVLCYMPTSQQIKDITKATNTTSLIDHLRVSLSRVLDFFPPLCGRFDAEEQSGTTCFFINCNNAGVQFSHAKADGVTVDDILDQSKCVPNVVGDFFPLNGVRNIEATSKPFLGVQVTELVDGIFIGCTANHALLDGSSFWHFYSSWAEISSRSNNVISKIPFLKRDEFPFKIDNFSNRISIPNERINSNSTHDPPVLQQKIFHFTKESIAKLKSKANVEMNTTKISSLQAVLAHIWQSVIRCRNLDHNEETTFEVPIDMRKRLNPPLPEGFFGNAMYPATLTVKTGELLEHGGFEWAALQINEMIASHDHEKFKCIYETWMKDPEVLKIGDLPGNYFMLHNSPRFNFNKYDFGWGKPIAQRGGVSNMLEGKIDVSPGLEEGSMIFEISLSPNTIQALEEHKMFVGVE